The Dyadobacter sp. 676 DNA window TACTACCCCGATGCTCTTCCCGGTTCCGCTCAACTCGCGGATCAGTCGCAACACCTCTTTAACCTCAGCCGCATTGGTATTGTTTTTCCAGATTCCGTCCGTTTTAACGTACAGGATTCCCGGCTCCCGGTCGTTCACTTTATTGAAGTCCGGCAGCAGTTTCAGGCTTTGTTTGTAGAATTTTTTATTAGAAAAATCAATCAAATCCAGCGAAAGGCTTCTGTAATGACCTGTGAGCTGATAATGATCCAGCGATTGGCCGGCAAGGTCGAGCAACGATTCAATTTCGACGGCTACGGAATATTCTTCATCCTCCGTCCTGTCCTCGAACCGTACACGGTAAAGATCGCTCGGCGAAAGTTGCTTGCTATCGCCCGTAACGACCCATTGCTTCCCTCTGAATGCCGCCGGGAGGCTATATTCGGCGTAGCATTGCGAAGCCTCGTCAAAAATCACCAGGTCAAACAGGCCCTTTTCCATCGGAAATACCGCCGATACGGCCTCCGGCGAAGCCATCCAGCAAGGGATCAATGCAAACACCTCATCCGCGTAGTTTTCCAACAATTTCCGGATCGGCCAGATCTTCCTTTTCTTGGTTACCTGATGCCCCAGCTCCCGGTAAGTCACGCGATTCCCCAGCCGGTTCTTTTCGACATCCTCATAAGTCGCTTCACGAAGCTTTATGTTGGTAATGTCGGCACTTAGTTTTTGCTTTAAAGTAATACTTCCCTGGATCTGATCTTCCCATTGCTTCATTTTAAGCGACGACACCGATCGCAGTACGGGATATTTACTTTCAATATGCCCGATCCAGGCCAGCTTGACGCTATTTTCAAATAATTCGACGACCTCCTCCGCGCTGGTCATACCAAGTTCTGCACCCTTTTCCAATGTAGCCTGCGTGGCGCCCCGCTGAGTTTCCGTCATTTCCTCCCACAATCGGTCCATATCGGCCAGTGAATCGAAGTCATCGCGCAATGCATCGAGCAGGACAGCGCTATGTCCCGCCGGGTCGGTAACCAGCGCTGTGATTTGCTCCGGCAGAAGATAAGGCAGCATCGCCTGCTCCATGCGGTCCCATACCTGCAACCATTGTTTGAGTTGCTGAATGGTTTCCGCGAACCGGCTGATCTCTACATTCGCAGATACCAGCTTGTGAAAAATACCTTTCCAAACACCTGCATCCATACGCGCCACGGCATCCGCCGCGCATTCCGCTGATCTGAAAAATGACAGGTATGCCGCCGCACGGTCCTCGGAAAAGTCATCGATGAATGCCGGTTCAAACCCCAGGCTGTCATGCTGAAGCCAGGATTCCAGCTGCCTGCGATTCCTCAAACGCTGTTCGAGCCGCATAAGATGTTCGAGCGACACCGTGAAGCCGTTGGCCGACGCCACCCGTTCTATTTCTTTCTTTTCTTTACTAAAAACATCCCAGAAGAACCCCGAAACAGCCGACCGCTTTGTTTCAAGCGACTTTTTGAGCATTAATTCGAATGCATTCAACTGCCCGGCCGGTAACGACAATTCGATGCCTCCCTCTGCTATAAAACCCTCCATGGCATCCACGGCCTGGCGCACCAATGCCAGCCGCTCGTGCGGGTTCGCAGGCGAGCCGGTGTATTTTCTGAGCAATTTCCACGAAAACGCGTCGCTTATCAGCCCCGAAATGTCGGCAAGCCGCTCGATAATTTCTTTTCGATTTTGGATATAGGCTGTGTCGAATGTCGTGCCCGTCAGACGACCTAATGCCGAAGCTTGCTTCTCAAACGCGCCCGGCCATTCGGAGAGCATATTTTCCATCGTGCGCAGCTCGGCCATTCCAAATGCAGCAAAACTCCTGCGTTTCCGCCAGGGATGCCCCGAACGGATCAGAAACGCATAATCGGAATAGGTTTTCAAATGTCTTTTGAAACTATCCCAGCTATCTATTTTAAAATGCCGGTAGTAGGGCTGCATATCCACATGTGTAGCTTGTGGATCGCTCGTCAGATACAATTCTTTGATACTAACGCCGCATTCGTTTTCGTCAAACAATGCTGAGCGGAAGGTATCCAGCTCACTCACCGTTTTATCGATCGCACGGCTTTCGTGGGTAAATTGCCTTTCGAGAAAGACGGCATCCAGGCTGTAATTTTGCTGGCGATAAGCCTCCACTTGCTCTATCTGGGACGCTATCTGCGCATAAAGCGCCGATCTGTCGTTTTTGAAGTCGTGAATAAGCCCGGTGAAATTCTTCATCCCTGTCGCGGCGAGCCGCTGGTAAACCACATCCAACGCGGCCCGCTTCTGGCATACCAATAAAACACGCTTGCCTTTGGAGGCGAAATCGGCGATGAGGTTACATATCAACTGAGATTTACCACTTCCCGGAGGTCCCTGCACGACTACCGACCGCCCGGATTTCACGGCAAGAATGATTTCCTCCTGCGACTCGTCGATAGCGAAAGGCGTAAGGATATCCTCCTCCCGGGTCTGCCGACCGTCGCGTTGCCGCGTCACTGACGGGACTTCATCATAATGCGCATCAGCACTCGCATAATATTCCGCAAGGCCAACCAATGGAATCTGGAACCCGCTCTCTTCCGCCAGGTCAAGCAATCTGTTATAATCGGGAACGAGATAGGAGCCTGCTTGCGGAAAAATGCCCAGAACAGCCTCGGGATAAAGTTTCAGCTCGCCATTTCTTTCATTCGCAACCAGTTCGGAGCTTTTCTCCCCGCTGAATGCGACAAGCTTGTCTTCAAAAAGCTGCTGGTTAAAATTAATCCTGAACGGGGTTGTTTTCAACCATTCATACAGCTGGGTCCGGAATTCCAGGAAATCATCCGGAAAATCTTCGAACGATTTTTCGAGTATTTCATCCGAGATCGGAGATTCATTAAAATGCCCGTAGGCTAATGCAAAGCTCTGGTTTAATGCAACACCGCTATCGTCCCGCTCGAAAAGGCACCATTGCTCATGGTCCATCCGCAACGTCACCGGGAAAAAAAGCAAAGGCGCATGAATGGGCGTACCGTCGGAGAGCTTCCCTTTAATGAAAGGGTATCCCACATAAAGATCGCGCGAGCCCCTTTCCTCTTCGATAAACCGCTCGGTACGGGAGATTTTGCGCAGCCGTCTGCTGGTTTCATTTACCTTTTCGAACCGCGGGTCGGCCACATCGCACAATGGGATACGAGCTTTTCCATGAATAACCTGTTTGAGCACCTCCACCGAAGGTTTTGACAACAGAAAATCCGTATCGTGAAAATCCAGGAATTGTTCGGCAGACAAGTTCGTGAGTAACAGCGACTTGTTGCGGGTACTGAGATTAGTAAGTCGTTTTAGATAAGCTTTAAGAATCCGGCTCATAGGTACTCAAACGCTGCCCGATGCCTAACTATTGGATAAGACCTCGTCCCCGACTTCCTTTTTCTCCGGAATAACGAGCGATGCGAGTATGCTCACGGCCAGAATTCCCAGGATCACGTAGAGCGAATACACCGTTTTGAACCCGATAGATTCGAGGTAATGATGTGCGAGCATTTTGCCACCGATAAAAACCAGCAGCACCCCCAAACCATATTTCAGGAAGCGGAACAAGCCCATAATGTTGCTTAAGAAAAAGAACATCGACCGTAACCCCATGATCGCGAAGATGTTCGAAAAGAAAACCACGTAAGGATCTTTTGTTACCGAGAACACCGCCGGTACTGAATCGACTGCGAAAATAAGATCGGTAAACTCCACGATAAGCACCACCACAAAAAGCGGAGTAACCAGCCATTTCCCCTTTTTCAGCACGAAGAAATGCTCACGCACGTAACGCGGGAACACAGGCAGGTATTTGGAAGCGAACTTGACAACCGGGTGTTTCGCAGGGTCGATTTTCTCCTCCTCTCCTCCTTCGAAAAATATCTTTCCTCCCTGGTATACCAAAAGGAGACCGAACAGGTAAATAATCCATTCGAAACGCTGCATCAGCGCCGAGCCCACGAAAATGAATATAAAACGCATCACGATTGCGCCCAAGACGCCCCAGAACAGCACTTTTTTAAAGTACTTGGGCCGTACACCGAAGGAGGAGAAAATCAGGATAATGACAAAAATATTATCGACCGAGAGGGCATATTCCAGCAAATAACCCGTAATGAATTCCAGCGACATGTTTTTCCGGTAGATTTCGAGACTTTCGTGGAAATCGCCTGGTATCAGCCGGAGATGCGGCGCGTACTTGTTCTTGATCGCTTCCAGCTCGGCATAATTGTCCATTCCATGCACAAGGTCGCCGTGTGTATTGATGACCAGATAAAATGCCAGCGCCAGCGCGATCCATGCGACGGTCCAGGCTGCCGCTTCCCCAAACTTGACCACATGGTCCTTTTTGTTGAAAACACCCAGATCAAGCAGCAGCATGACACTGATCACCAGAATAAAACCTCCAAAAAACAGCACTTCGTTGGAAAACATGAACAAGCAAATTTAGTTTTTGAATCGGCGGGCCTGAATATACCAAAATCGAGCCAGGCCGGCCCTTGCAGCCTACGCGGCTCAAAGGAGGCAAAGGTAAGGAAAATATGAAGTGGATAGGTTAAATCTGACGGGCGGTAAATAGGCCCGACCGGACGTCATTTTTAGAAGGACAAACAACCCGGAACGGAAAAGTCCCTCAAACTCCCCTCTGCGCAGTTTTCCAACGAAAAAAATTCGGATGGGATCGATTGATTTACAATTTGTTAATCTTTTTGTAAAAATTTTTCATCAAATATTTCGTCCAAAAGCTTGCGTCAAATACCAGGCCTCCCTACATTTGCACCACGATAACCGACAACGGTTAAGCGAAATACGCGAAAGTAGCTCAGCTGGTAGAGCGCGACCTTGCCAAGGTCGAGGTCGCGGGTTCGAACCCCGTCTTTCGCTCAGGGAAAGAAAAGCACCGGAAACGGTGCTTTTTTTCTCTTACTGGTACCGGAACCTGGTTTTTAGCCGGGGTGGTGGAACTGGTAGACACGCAGGACTTAAAATCCTGTGAGCCGAAACGCTCGTACGGGTTCGATTCCCGTCCCCGGTACTAAACGGGACTTTGGCGAGAAATCGTCCGAAGTTCCGTTTTTTATTTTAGCTAAATCGCTGTTTATCTGATAGATAAACGAAGCAACTTCGTTGACTTTTC harbors:
- a CDS encoding TerC/Alx family metal homeostasis membrane protein — translated: MFSNEVLFFGGFILVISVMLLLDLGVFNKKDHVVKFGEAAAWTVAWIALALAFYLVINTHGDLVHGMDNYAELEAIKNKYAPHLRLIPGDFHESLEIYRKNMSLEFITGYLLEYALSVDNIFVIILIFSSFGVRPKYFKKVLFWGVLGAIVMRFIFIFVGSALMQRFEWIIYLFGLLLVYQGGKIFFEGGEEEKIDPAKHPVVKFASKYLPVFPRYVREHFFVLKKGKWLVTPLFVVVLIVEFTDLIFAVDSVPAVFSVTKDPYVVFFSNIFAIMGLRSMFFFLSNIMGLFRFLKYGLGVLLVFIGGKMLAHHYLESIGFKTVYSLYVILGILAVSILASLVIPEKKEVGDEVLSNS
- a CDS encoding AAA domain-containing protein, which gives rise to MSRILKAYLKRLTNLSTRNKSLLLTNLSAEQFLDFHDTDFLLSKPSVEVLKQVIHGKARIPLCDVADPRFEKVNETSRRLRKISRTERFIEEERGSRDLYVGYPFIKGKLSDGTPIHAPLLFFPVTLRMDHEQWCLFERDDSGVALNQSFALAYGHFNESPISDEILEKSFEDFPDDFLEFRTQLYEWLKTTPFRINFNQQLFEDKLVAFSGEKSSELVANERNGELKLYPEAVLGIFPQAGSYLVPDYNRLLDLAEESGFQIPLVGLAEYYASADAHYDEVPSVTRQRDGRQTREEDILTPFAIDESQEEIILAVKSGRSVVVQGPPGSGKSQLICNLIADFASKGKRVLLVCQKRAALDVVYQRLAATGMKNFTGLIHDFKNDRSALYAQIASQIEQVEAYRQQNYSLDAVFLERQFTHESRAIDKTVSELDTFRSALFDENECGVSIKELYLTSDPQATHVDMQPYYRHFKIDSWDSFKRHLKTYSDYAFLIRSGHPWRKRRSFAAFGMAELRTMENMLSEWPGAFEKQASALGRLTGTTFDTAYIQNRKEIIERLADISGLISDAFSWKLLRKYTGSPANPHERLALVRQAVDAMEGFIAEGGIELSLPAGQLNAFELMLKKSLETKRSAVSGFFWDVFSKEKKEIERVASANGFTVSLEHLMRLEQRLRNRRQLESWLQHDSLGFEPAFIDDFSEDRAAAYLSFFRSAECAADAVARMDAGVWKGIFHKLVSANVEISRFAETIQQLKQWLQVWDRMEQAMLPYLLPEQITALVTDPAGHSAVLLDALRDDFDSLADMDRLWEEMTETQRGATQATLEKGAELGMTSAEEVVELFENSVKLAWIGHIESKYPVLRSVSSLKMKQWEDQIQGSITLKQKLSADITNIKLREATYEDVEKNRLGNRVTYRELGHQVTKKRKIWPIRKLLENYADEVFALIPCWMASPEAVSAVFPMEKGLFDLVIFDEASQCYAEYSLPAAFRGKQWVVTGDSKQLSPSDLYRVRFEDRTEDEEYSVAVEIESLLDLAGQSLDHYQLTGHYRSLSLDLIDFSNKKFYKQSLKLLPDFNKVNDREPGILYVKTDGIWKNNTNAAEVKEVLRLIRELSGTGKSIGVVTFNFYQQAAIQDALEKEVMVPENLFVKNIENVQGDERDVIIFSMGYAPDEKGRISMQFGTLNMQGGENRLNVAVTRAREKIYFVTSLWPSQLQTENTANEGPKLLRAYMDYALQVSEGNFVPGPLTPGQFRSDWLLKERLVGQNPAFRKELPFGDITVKEEGTYKGLVLTDDDLYHYSKSSKEPHAYLPLLLRLKNWPFRRVYSREYWSGNLKNDLL